The Schistocerca gregaria isolate iqSchGreg1 chromosome 1, iqSchGreg1.2, whole genome shotgun sequence genome includes a window with the following:
- the LOC126279992 gene encoding spidroin-1-like isoform X21, translated as MASRLLQLLLAIALASASAGLKQEKRSVLDKEIGIATTGSESTASAEGVSSLQAGAEHLGRSILYGRIKPGGATVSESAAQSSAASLGGGSGTISGSSSESSSNAIGGGFNGVGIAGSSSESSSGSFGTGLGYNGAFSGSQSQSGAIAGGLGGFGASGSKSQSSSGSFGGGFGGIGAAISGSQSESSATGGSFLGRHDISGAGSQSGASSIGGGIGGIGAAGSQSQSEASGGSIARGFGGHGAAISGSQTESSAIGAGYLGGHGISGSSSQSDASSIGGGVGGFGASGSQSQSAAESLGGGYRGHGGVGGIGKAGSQSSGGAIGGGYGGHGGIGGVSASGSQSQAAGGSLGGGYEGHGAAISGSQSESTANGGGYLGGHGVSGAGSQSGATSVGGGIGGIGAAESQLQSSGGAIGGGHGGHGGVGGTGGTGSQSQSSGGTIGGGYGGHGGVGGIGTAGSQSQSSGGAIGGGYGGHGGVGGIGAAGSQSPGGAIGGGHGGHGAVGGVGAAGSQSQSSGAAIGGGYGGHGGVSGIGAAGSQTQSSGGAIGDGYGGHGGVGGIGAAGSQSQSSGGAIGGGYGGHGGVGGIGATGSQSSGGAIGGGYGGHGGVSGIGAAGSQTQSSGGAIGGGHGGHGGVGGIGAAGSQSSSGAIGGGYRGHGGVGGIGAAGSQSQSSGAAIGGGYGGHGGVGGIGAVGSQSHSSGGAVGGGYGGHDGVGGIGGPGSQSSGGAIGGGYGGHGGLGGIGVAGSQSQSSAGSIGGGFGVGGAISGSQSQSGAIGGGYGVDGGITGSQSQSSSGAFGGGYDGFGGSFTGSGSQSSAGSLGGGFGGGSFTGSHSQSSAGSLGGGLGGGSFTGSGSHSSAGSLGDAFGDGSFTGSETQSSAGSLGGALGGGAFTGSGSQSSAGSLGGGLGGGSFTGSGSQSSAGSLGGGFGGGSFTGSQSQSSAGSLGGGLGGGSFTGSGSQSSAGSLSGGFGGGSFTGSGSQSSAGSLGGGLGGGSFTGSGSQSSAGSLGGGLGGGSFTGSGSQSSAGSFGGGFGGGSFTGSGSQSSSGSLGGGLGGGSFTGSGSQSSAGSLGGALGGGSFTGSGSQSSAGSLGGGFGGGSFTGSQSQSSAGSLGGGLGGGSFTGSGSQSSAGSLGGGFGGGSFTGSQSQSSAGSLGGGLGGGSFTGSSSQSSAGSFGGGLGGNRGFPLGFSGSESQSSSVAGGAGHFGGLLPGGIGGGAGGLFGLFG; from the exons GACTGAAACAAGAAAAGCGGAGCGTCCTCGACAAGGAAATTGGAATAGCTACAACAGGCTCAGAGTCAACAGCGTCCGCTGAAGGCGTGTCAAGTCTGCAAGCCGGAGCAGAGCACTTAGGAAGAAGCATATTATATGGACGCATTAAACCGGGTGGAGCTACAGTGTCTGAATCGGCAGCACAGTCTTCAGCAGCGTCATTAGGCGGTGGTTCCGGTACAATTAGCGGATCTTCATCAGAGTCAAGTTCAAATGCTATTGGAGGAGGATTTAATGGTGTCGGTATAGCTGGATCCTCTTCAGAATCTTCATCTGGCTCTTTTGGCACTGGCCTAggatacaatggtgcatttagtgggtCGCAATCCCAGTCCGGTGCAATAGCAGGTGGACTAGGTGGATTTGGTGCATCTGGATCTAAGTCACAATCCTCAAGTGGATCTTTTGGGGGTGGCTTTGGAGGCATTGGTGCCGCTATCAGTGGATCACAGTCTGAATCAAGTGCTACTGGTGGAAGCTTTCTAGGAAGACATGATATCAGTGGTGCAGGATCACAGTCTGGAGCAAGTTCGATTGGAGGTGGAATAGGTGGAATTGGTGCAGCTGGATCACAGTCACAATCTGAAGCATCAGGTGGATCCATTGCACGTGGATTTGGAGGCCATGGTGCAGCTATCAGTGGATCACAAACTGAGTCAAGTGCAATTGGTGCAGGCTATCTCGGAGGGCATGGAATCAGTGGTTCATCATCTCAATCAGATGCTAGTTCCATTGGAGGTGGAGTTGGTGGATTTGGTGCATCTGGATCTCAATCACAGTCAGCTGCTGAATCTCTAGGTGGAGGGTACAGAGGTCATGGTGGAGTAGGTGGAATTGGTAAAGCTGGGTCACAGTCATCTGGCGGAGCTATTGGAGGTGGGTATGGAGGTCATGGCGGAATTGGTGGAGTTTCTGCATCTGGATCACAATCACAGGCAGCAGGTGGATCACTTGGAGGTGGCTATGAAGGTCACGGTGCAGCTATCAGTGGCTCACAGTCTGAATCAACTGCTAATGGAGGTGGCTATCTCGGAGGGCATGGAGTTAGTGGAGCAGGATCACAGTCTGGTGCAACCTCTGTTGGAGGCGGAATAGGTGGAATTGGTGCAGCTGAATCACAGTTGCAGTCATCTGGTGGAGCTATTGGAGGTGGACATGGAGGTCATGGTGGGGTAGGTGGTACTGGTGGAACTGGATCACAGTCACAGTCATCTGGTGGAACTATTGGAGGTGGGTATGGCGGTCATGGCGGAGTAGGTGGAATTGGCACAGCTGGATCACAGTCACAGTCATCTGGTGGAGCTATTGGTGGTGGATATGGAGGTCATGGTGGAGTAGGTGGAATTGGTGCAGCTGGATCACAGTCACCTGGTGGCGCTATTGGAGGTGGACATGGAGGTCATGGTGCAGTAGGTGGAGTTGGCGCAGCTGGATCACAGTCGCAGTCATCTGGGGCAGCTATTGGAG GTGGGTATGGAGGTCATGGTGGAGTAAGTGGAATTGGTGCAGctggatcacagacacagtcgtCTGGTGGAGCTATTGGAGATGGATATGGAGGTCATGGTGGAGTTGGTGGAATTGGAGCAGCTGGATCACAGTCACAGTCATCTGGTGGAGCTATTGGAGGTGGATACGGAGGTCATGGTGGAGTAGGTGGAATTGGTGCAACTGGATCACAGTCATCTGGGGGAGCTATAGGAGGTGGGTATGGAGGTCATGGTGGAGTAAGTGGAATTGGTGCAGctggatcacagacacagtcatCTGGTGGAGCTATTGGAGGTGGACATGGAGGTCATGGTGGAGTTGGTGGAATTGGTGCAGCTGGATCACAATCATCTAGTGGAGCTATTGGAGGTGGATACAGAGGTCATGGTGGAGTAGGTGGAATTGGTGCAGCTGGATCACAGTCACAGTCATCTGGGGCAGCTATTGGAGGTGGGTATGGAGGTCATGGTGGAGTAGGCGGAATTGGAGCAGTTGGATCACAGTCACATTCCTCTGGCGGAGCTGTTGGAGGTGGATACGGAGGTCATGATGGAGTAGGGGGTATTGGTGGACCTGGATCACAGTCATCTGGTGGAGCTATTGGAGGTGGGTATGGAGGTCATGGTGGCTTAGGTGGAATTGGTGTAGCTGGATCACAGTCACAGTCAAGTGCTGGATCTATTGGAGGTGGATTTGGTGTAGGTGGTGCAATCAGTGGTTCACAGTCTCAATCTGGTGCTATTGGAGGTGGGTATGGTGTTGATGGAGGAATCACCGGATCACAGTCACAATCCAGCTCAGGAGCATTTGGTGGTGGGTACGATGGGTTTGGTGGTTCATTTACTGGGTCCGGATCCCAGTCATCAGCTGGCTCACTAGGTGGCGGATTCGGTGGTGGTTCATTTACTGGATCTCATTCTCAGTCATCAGCTGGTTCACTAGGAGGTGGACTGGGTGGTGGCTCTTTTACTGGGTCTGGATCTCATTCATCAGCTGGTTCACTAGGTGACGCATTTGGTGATGGTTCATTTACTGGATCTGAAACTCAGTCCTCAGCTGGCTCACTAGGAGGTGCACTTGGTGGTGGGGCATTTACTGGGTCTGGATCACAATCGTCAGCTGGTTCACTAGGAGGTGGACTGGGTGGTGGCTCATTTACAGGGTCTGGATCTCAGTCATCAGCTGGCTCATTAGGTGGTGGATTTGGTGGTGGGTCATTCACTGGATCTCAATCTCAATCATCAGCTGGTTCACTAGGAGGTGGACTTGGTGGTGGATCATTTACTGGGTCTGGTTCTCAATCCTCTGCCGGCTCACTAAGTGGTGGATTTGGTGGTGGTTCATTTACTGGGTCTGGATCACAATCATCAGCTGGTTCACTAGGAGGTGGACTTGGTGGTGGCTCATTTACTGGGTCTGGATCACAATCATCAGCTGGTTCACTAGGAGGTGGACTGGGTGGTGGCTCATTTACAGGGTCTGGGTCTCAGTCATCAGCTGGCTCATTTGGTGGCGGATTTGGTGGTGGTTCGTTTACTGGGTCTGGATCACAATCATCATCTGGTTCACTAGGAGGTGGCCTTGGTGGTGGCTCATTTACTGGGTCTGGATCTCAATCCTCAGCTGGCTCACTAGGAGGTGCACTTGGTGGTGGCTCATTTACTGGATCTGGATCTCAGTCATCAGCTGGATCACTAGGTGGCGGATTTGGTGGTGGGTCATTCACTGGATCTCAGTCTCAATCATCAGCTGGTTCACTAGGAGGTGGACTTGGTGGTGGATCATTTACTGGGTCTGGTTCTCAATCCTCTGCCGGCTCACTAGGTGGCGGATTTGGTGGTGGTTCATTTACTGGTTCTCAGTCCCAATCATCAGCTGGATCACTGGGTGGTGGGCTTGGTGGTGGCTCATTTACTGGGTCTTCTTCTCAGTCATCAGCTGGGAGCTTTGGAGGTGGGTTAGGAGGAAATAGAGGATTTCCTTTAGGTTTTTCAGGTTCAGAATCCCAATCTTCGAGTGTAGCAGGAGGGGCAGGTCATTTTGGAGGTCTTTTGCCAGGTGGTATAGGAGGTGGAGCTGGTGGTCTCTTTGGTTTGTTTGGATAA
- the LOC126279992 gene encoding spidroin-1-like isoform X10: MASRLLQLLLAIALASASAGLKQEKRSVLDKEIGIATTGSESTASAEGVSSLQAGAEHLGRSILYGRIKPGGATVSESAAQSSAASLGGGSGTISGSSSESSSNAIGGGFNGVGIAGSSSESSSGSFGTGLGYNGAFSGSQSQSGAIAGGLGGFGASGSKSQSSSGSFGGGFGGIGAAISGSQSESSATGGSFLGRHDISGAGSQSGASSIGGGIGGIGAAGSQSQSEASGGSIARGFGGHGAAISGSQTESSAIGAGYLGGHGISGSSSQSDASSIGGGVGGFGASGSQSQSAAESLGGGYRGHGGVGGIGKAGSQSSGGAIGGGYGGHGGIGGVSASGSQSQAAGGSLGGGYEGHGAAISGSQSESTANGGGYLGGHGVSGAGSQSGATSVGGGIGGIGAAESQLQSSGGAIGGGHGGHGGVGGTGGTGSQSQSSGGTIGGGYGGHGGVGGIGTAGSQSQSSGGAIGGGYGGHGGVGGIGAAGSQSPGGAIGGGHGGHGAVGGVGAAGSQSQSSGAAIGGGYGVHGGVGGIGAAGSQSSGGAVGGGYGGHGGASGTGAAGSQSQSSGGAVGGGHGGHGAVGGIGAAESQSQSSGGAIGGGYGVHGGVGGISAAGSQSSGGAVGGGYGGHGGVSGIGAAGSQTQSSGGAIGDGYGGHGGVGGIGAAGSQSQSSGGAIGGGYGGHGGVGGIGATGSQSSGGAIGGGYGGHGGVSGIGAAGSQTQSSGGAIGGGHGGHGGVGGIGAAGSQSSSGAIGGGYRGHGGVGGIGAAGSQSQSSGAAIGGGYGGHGGVGGIGAVGSQSHSSGGAVGGGYGGHDGVGGIGGPGSQSSGGAIGGGYGGHGGLGGIGVAGSQSQSSAGSIGGGFGVGGAISGSQSQSGAIGGGYGVDGGITGSQSQSSSGAFGGGYDGFGGSFTGSGSQSSAGSLGGGFGGGSFTGSHSQSSAGSLGGGLGGGSFTGSGSHSSAGSLGDAFGDGSFTGSETQSSAGSLGGALGGGAFTGSGSQSSAGSLGGGLGGGSFTGSGSQSSAGSLGGGFGGGSFTGSQSQSSAGSLGGGLGGGSFTGSGSQSSAGSLSGGFGGGSFTGSGSQSSAGSLGGGLGGGSFTGSGSQSSAGSLGGGLGGGSFTGSGSQSSAGSFGGGFGGGSFTGSGSQSSSGSLGGGLGGGSFTGSGSQSSAGSLGGALGGGSFTGSGSQSSAGSLGGGFGGGSFTGSQSQSSAGSLGGGLGGGSFTGSGSQSSAGSLGGGFGGGSFTGSQSQSSAGSLGGGLGGGSFTGSSSQSSAGSFGGGLGGNRGFPLGFSGSESQSSSVAGGAGHFGGLLPGGIGGGAGGLFGLFG, encoded by the exons GACTGAAACAAGAAAAGCGGAGCGTCCTCGACAAGGAAATTGGAATAGCTACAACAGGCTCAGAGTCAACAGCGTCCGCTGAAGGCGTGTCAAGTCTGCAAGCCGGAGCAGAGCACTTAGGAAGAAGCATATTATATGGACGCATTAAACCGGGTGGAGCTACAGTGTCTGAATCGGCAGCACAGTCTTCAGCAGCGTCATTAGGCGGTGGTTCCGGTACAATTAGCGGATCTTCATCAGAGTCAAGTTCAAATGCTATTGGAGGAGGATTTAATGGTGTCGGTATAGCTGGATCCTCTTCAGAATCTTCATCTGGCTCTTTTGGCACTGGCCTAggatacaatggtgcatttagtgggtCGCAATCCCAGTCCGGTGCAATAGCAGGTGGACTAGGTGGATTTGGTGCATCTGGATCTAAGTCACAATCCTCAAGTGGATCTTTTGGGGGTGGCTTTGGAGGCATTGGTGCCGCTATCAGTGGATCACAGTCTGAATCAAGTGCTACTGGTGGAAGCTTTCTAGGAAGACATGATATCAGTGGTGCAGGATCACAGTCTGGAGCAAGTTCGATTGGAGGTGGAATAGGTGGAATTGGTGCAGCTGGATCACAGTCACAATCTGAAGCATCAGGTGGATCCATTGCACGTGGATTTGGAGGCCATGGTGCAGCTATCAGTGGATCACAAACTGAGTCAAGTGCAATTGGTGCAGGCTATCTCGGAGGGCATGGAATCAGTGGTTCATCATCTCAATCAGATGCTAGTTCCATTGGAGGTGGAGTTGGTGGATTTGGTGCATCTGGATCTCAATCACAGTCAGCTGCTGAATCTCTAGGTGGAGGGTACAGAGGTCATGGTGGAGTAGGTGGAATTGGTAAAGCTGGGTCACAGTCATCTGGCGGAGCTATTGGAGGTGGGTATGGAGGTCATGGCGGAATTGGTGGAGTTTCTGCATCTGGATCACAATCACAGGCAGCAGGTGGATCACTTGGAGGTGGCTATGAAGGTCACGGTGCAGCTATCAGTGGCTCACAGTCTGAATCAACTGCTAATGGAGGTGGCTATCTCGGAGGGCATGGAGTTAGTGGAGCAGGATCACAGTCTGGTGCAACCTCTGTTGGAGGCGGAATAGGTGGAATTGGTGCAGCTGAATCACAGTTGCAGTCATCTGGTGGAGCTATTGGAGGTGGACATGGAGGTCATGGTGGGGTAGGTGGTACTGGTGGAACTGGATCACAGTCACAGTCATCTGGTGGAACTATTGGAGGTGGGTATGGCGGTCATGGCGGAGTAGGTGGAATTGGCACAGCTGGATCACAGTCACAGTCATCTGGTGGAGCTATTGGTGGTGGATATGGAGGTCATGGTGGAGTAGGTGGAATTGGTGCAGCTGGATCACAGTCACCTGGTGGCGCTATTGGAGGTGGACATGGAGGTCATGGTGCAGTAGGTGGAGTTGGCGCAGCTGGATCACAGTCGCAGTCATCTGGGGCAGCTATTGGAGGTGGATATGGAGTTCATGGTGGAGTAGGTGGAATTGGTGCAGCTGGATCACAGTCATCTGGTGGAGCTGTAGGAGGTGGGTACGGAGGTCATGGTGGAGCAAGTGGAACTGGTGCAGCTGGATCACAGTCGCAGTCATCTGGTGGAGCTGTTGGAGGTGGACATGGAGGTCATGGTGCAGTAGGTGGAATTGGTGCAGCTGAATCACAGTCACAGTCATCTGGTGGAGCTATTGGAGGTGGATATGGAGTTCATGGTGGAGTAGGTGGAATAAGTGCAGCTGGATCACAGTCATCTGGGGGAGCTGTAGGAG GTGGGTATGGAGGTCATGGTGGAGTAAGTGGAATTGGTGCAGctggatcacagacacagtcgtCTGGTGGAGCTATTGGAGATGGATATGGAGGTCATGGTGGAGTTGGTGGAATTGGAGCAGCTGGATCACAGTCACAGTCATCTGGTGGAGCTATTGGAGGTGGATACGGAGGTCATGGTGGAGTAGGTGGAATTGGTGCAACTGGATCACAGTCATCTGGGGGAGCTATAGGAGGTGGGTATGGAGGTCATGGTGGAGTAAGTGGAATTGGTGCAGctggatcacagacacagtcatCTGGTGGAGCTATTGGAGGTGGACATGGAGGTCATGGTGGAGTTGGTGGAATTGGTGCAGCTGGATCACAATCATCTAGTGGAGCTATTGGAGGTGGATACAGAGGTCATGGTGGAGTAGGTGGAATTGGTGCAGCTGGATCACAGTCACAGTCATCTGGGGCAGCTATTGGAGGTGGGTATGGAGGTCATGGTGGAGTAGGCGGAATTGGAGCAGTTGGATCACAGTCACATTCCTCTGGCGGAGCTGTTGGAGGTGGATACGGAGGTCATGATGGAGTAGGGGGTATTGGTGGACCTGGATCACAGTCATCTGGTGGAGCTATTGGAGGTGGGTATGGAGGTCATGGTGGCTTAGGTGGAATTGGTGTAGCTGGATCACAGTCACAGTCAAGTGCTGGATCTATTGGAGGTGGATTTGGTGTAGGTGGTGCAATCAGTGGTTCACAGTCTCAATCTGGTGCTATTGGAGGTGGGTATGGTGTTGATGGAGGAATCACCGGATCACAGTCACAATCCAGCTCAGGAGCATTTGGTGGTGGGTACGATGGGTTTGGTGGTTCATTTACTGGGTCCGGATCCCAGTCATCAGCTGGCTCACTAGGTGGCGGATTCGGTGGTGGTTCATTTACTGGATCTCATTCTCAGTCATCAGCTGGTTCACTAGGAGGTGGACTGGGTGGTGGCTCTTTTACTGGGTCTGGATCTCATTCATCAGCTGGTTCACTAGGTGACGCATTTGGTGATGGTTCATTTACTGGATCTGAAACTCAGTCCTCAGCTGGCTCACTAGGAGGTGCACTTGGTGGTGGGGCATTTACTGGGTCTGGATCACAATCGTCAGCTGGTTCACTAGGAGGTGGACTGGGTGGTGGCTCATTTACAGGGTCTGGATCTCAGTCATCAGCTGGCTCATTAGGTGGTGGATTTGGTGGTGGGTCATTCACTGGATCTCAATCTCAATCATCAGCTGGTTCACTAGGAGGTGGACTTGGTGGTGGATCATTTACTGGGTCTGGTTCTCAATCCTCTGCCGGCTCACTAAGTGGTGGATTTGGTGGTGGTTCATTTACTGGGTCTGGATCACAATCATCAGCTGGTTCACTAGGAGGTGGACTTGGTGGTGGCTCATTTACTGGGTCTGGATCACAATCATCAGCTGGTTCACTAGGAGGTGGACTGGGTGGTGGCTCATTTACAGGGTCTGGGTCTCAGTCATCAGCTGGCTCATTTGGTGGCGGATTTGGTGGTGGTTCGTTTACTGGGTCTGGATCACAATCATCATCTGGTTCACTAGGAGGTGGCCTTGGTGGTGGCTCATTTACTGGGTCTGGATCTCAATCCTCAGCTGGCTCACTAGGAGGTGCACTTGGTGGTGGCTCATTTACTGGATCTGGATCTCAGTCATCAGCTGGATCACTAGGTGGCGGATTTGGTGGTGGGTCATTCACTGGATCTCAGTCTCAATCATCAGCTGGTTCACTAGGAGGTGGACTTGGTGGTGGATCATTTACTGGGTCTGGTTCTCAATCCTCTGCCGGCTCACTAGGTGGCGGATTTGGTGGTGGTTCATTTACTGGTTCTCAGTCCCAATCATCAGCTGGATCACTGGGTGGTGGGCTTGGTGGTGGCTCATTTACTGGGTCTTCTTCTCAGTCATCAGCTGGGAGCTTTGGAGGTGGGTTAGGAGGAAATAGAGGATTTCCTTTAGGTTTTTCAGGTTCAGAATCCCAATCTTCGAGTGTAGCAGGAGGGGCAGGTCATTTTGGAGGTCTTTTGCCAGGTGGTATAGGAGGTGGAGCTGGTGGTCTCTTTGGTTTGTTTGGATAA